A stretch of the Sulfurimonas sp. HSL-1656 genome encodes the following:
- a CDS encoding biotin synthase encodes MTEKVFLCAISNINSGTCSEDCKFCSQSVRYKADIARYKQKPVPDIIEEARSAKASGALGFCLVTAHKGLDDRTLDFVCEVAEAVNAEVPGLRLIACNGTASVSQLETLKRSGIKAYNHNLETSREFYPQICTTHPWDERFETCENVNAVGLKLISGGIFGLGETQEDRLSMLTSLQKLNPVSVPINFYHHNPALPLRPNPLTADEALELITLTREMLPDAERIMIAGGRELMFGERQHEIFAAGANSIVVGNYLTTEGRDRNADLEMLRSLGLAVADRVGE; translated from the coding sequence ATGACCGAGAAGGTTTTCCTGTGCGCTATCAGCAACATCAACAGCGGGACCTGCAGCGAAGACTGCAAGTTCTGCTCCCAAAGCGTCCGCTATAAAGCCGACATCGCCCGCTACAAGCAAAAGCCCGTCCCCGACATCATCGAAGAGGCGCGCTCGGCCAAAGCCTCCGGTGCGCTCGGCTTCTGCCTCGTCACCGCGCATAAAGGCCTCGACGACCGTACCCTTGATTTCGTCTGCGAAGTCGCCGAGGCCGTCAACGCGGAGGTTCCGGGACTGCGCCTGATCGCCTGCAACGGTACCGCCTCCGTCTCCCAGCTCGAGACCCTCAAACGATCCGGGATCAAGGCCTACAACCACAACCTCGAGACCTCCCGGGAGTTCTACCCGCAGATCTGCACCACCCACCCCTGGGACGAGCGATTCGAGACCTGCGAGAATGTCAACGCCGTCGGTCTCAAACTGATTTCCGGCGGGATCTTCGGCCTGGGCGAGACCCAGGAGGACCGTCTCAGTATGCTCACCTCCCTGCAGAAACTGAACCCGGTCTCCGTGCCCATCAACTTCTACCACCACAATCCCGCGCTGCCCCTGCGTCCCAACCCGCTCACGGCGGACGAGGCCCTGGAGCTCATCACGCTGACGCGGGAGATGTTGCCCGACGCCGAGCGCATCATGATCGCCGGCGGGCGGGAGCTGATGTTCGGGGAGCGGCAGCACGAGATCTTCGCGGCCGGCGCCAACTCCATCGTCGTCGGCAACTACCTCACCACCGAAGGGCGCGACCGCAATGCCGACCTTGAGATGCTGCGCAGTCTCGGCCTGGCCGTCGCGGACCGCGTCGGGGAGTAG
- a CDS encoding cation:proton antiporter, with protein MDHDITLIITLALIIMFSPFLAKLFKIPTTPIEIILGAFFGYAGLLHGSHFFEFIAEVGFLFLMFLAGMEINLRTFWRIDRTVLRRITLYLMALYTLSGIAVWYFELGRIFMVLLPLISVGLVAALNKEYGKSEWLALAMLAGGIGEVVSIAILTVSSAALEYGDGIGLFKTIGSLVLFIVIITLLFKLLQLFFWWYPEVATMLMPHVDNREQDVRLSIGILFLLVAIMLYLDLELAFAAFIAGMFIPTFFEHKHELPEKLGSFGFGFLVPLFFIYIGTTFDLNALMMEGLISKALMVTFVMIAIRLIAAQIFAPAMGWRDALRIGLSHAMPLTLLIAITTLAYTSNSIDKLHYYALILASLFEVIVVMIAIKLLHIVRMPAEELHG; from the coding sequence ATGGATCATGATATCACGCTGATCATCACCCTCGCGCTGATCATCATGTTCTCCCCTTTCCTCGCCAAACTTTTCAAGATCCCCACCACGCCGATCGAGATCATCCTCGGGGCTTTTTTCGGCTATGCCGGACTCCTGCACGGCAGCCACTTCTTCGAATTCATCGCGGAGGTCGGCTTTCTTTTCCTCATGTTCCTGGCCGGGATGGAGATCAACCTGCGCACCTTCTGGCGGATAGACCGTACCGTTTTGCGGCGTATCACCCTCTACCTCATGGCACTCTATACCCTCTCGGGCATCGCCGTCTGGTACTTTGAACTCGGCCGTATTTTCATGGTCCTGCTGCCGCTGATCTCCGTCGGTCTGGTCGCCGCGCTCAACAAGGAGTACGGCAAGTCCGAGTGGCTCGCGCTGGCGATGCTCGCCGGGGGGATCGGCGAAGTCGTCTCCATCGCCATCCTGACCGTCTCCTCCGCCGCGCTCGAGTACGGCGACGGCATCGGGCTGTTCAAGACCATCGGTTCGCTCGTCCTCTTTATCGTCATTATCACCCTGCTGTTCAAGCTGCTGCAGCTCTTTTTCTGGTGGTACCCCGAGGTGGCGACGATGCTGATGCCCCACGTGGACAACCGCGAACAGGACGTCCGCCTCTCCATCGGTATCCTCTTCCTGCTGGTAGCCATCATGCTCTATCTCGACCTGGAACTGGCCTTTGCCGCCTTTATCGCCGGGATGTTCATCCCGACCTTTTTCGAGCATAAGCATGAGCTCCCGGAGAAACTCGGCAGTTTCGGTTTCGGCTTTCTCGTCCCCCTCTTCTTCATCTATATCGGGACGACGTTCGACCTTAATGCGCTGATGATGGAGGGGTTAATTTCCAAAGCGCTGATGGTCACTTTCGTGATGATCGCGATCCGCCTCATCGCGGCACAGATCTTCGCCCCTGCGATGGGGTGGCGCGACGCCCTGCGCATCGGGCTCAGTCACGCGATGCCGCTGACGCTCCTTATCGCCATTACGACCCTCGCCTATACCAGCAACAGCATCGACAAGCTCCACTACTACGCGCTGATCCTCGCCTCGCTCTTCGAAGTCATCGTCGTCATGATCGCCATCAAACTGCTCCATATCGTCCGGATGCCGGCCGAGGAGCTGCACGGCTGA
- a CDS encoding SCO family protein: MSAGIRRKKTYPIALPFYWFACMLLCAAASCADTPPTLGMEEHPAGQLPMDVPFIDDEGHRTTFAQIMQGKPAILTLNYYGCPGLCTPQLNDLAQNLPMVKLAEGNEYKIITLSFNPDEGPADAAKKKANLLASMPRPFDPAAWTFLTGSDANIRRVTDAVGFQYEKQVGPNGMEEYVHPAVLVALSPEGKITRYLNGIQQLPFDIQMALMEASEGKVRPTIAKGLLFCFAFDPKNKTYVFAAEKFGAIALTLILAGFFLYLVLSGRKTRSMEDKNA; encoded by the coding sequence ATGTCCGCCGGCATACGACGAAAAAAGACCTACCCGATTGCCCTGCCGTTCTACTGGTTCGCATGCATGCTGCTCTGTGCCGCGGCGAGCTGCGCCGATACGCCGCCCACGCTGGGGATGGAAGAGCATCCCGCCGGACAGCTGCCGATGGACGTCCCCTTTATCGATGACGAGGGGCACCGCACCACCTTCGCGCAGATCATGCAGGGCAAACCGGCCATACTCACCCTCAACTACTACGGCTGCCCCGGGCTCTGCACCCCCCAGCTCAACGACCTCGCCCAGAACCTCCCGATGGTCAAACTGGCCGAAGGCAACGAGTATAAGATCATCACCCTCAGTTTCAATCCCGACGAGGGGCCTGCCGACGCGGCCAAGAAAAAAGCGAATCTCCTCGCCTCCATGCCCCGCCCCTTCGACCCCGCCGCCTGGACCTTTCTGACCGGCAGCGACGCCAACATCCGCAGGGTGACCGACGCCGTGGGCTTCCAATACGAAAAACAGGTCGGACCGAACGGCATGGAGGAGTACGTTCACCCCGCCGTGCTCGTCGCCCTCTCCCCGGAGGGGAAGATCACCCGCTACCTCAACGGAATCCAGCAGCTCCCCTTCGATATCCAGATGGCCCTGATGGAAGCCTCGGAGGGGAAAGTGCGCCCCACCATCGCCAAGGGGCTGCTCTTCTGTTTCGCCTTCGACCCCAAGAACAAGACCTACGTCTTTGCCGCCGAAAAGTTCGGAGCCATCGCCCTGACGCTTATCCTGGCCGGTTTCTTCCTCTACCTGGTGCTCTCCGGCAGAAAAACGCGTTCCATGGAGGACAAAAATGCCTAG
- a CDS encoding NAD(P)-binding domain-containing protein — protein MNEVYNLAIIGAGPAGIAAAVEGYLLGMRDIIILEKGQSHNETIRKYYKDNKRVDKDWQGQKVELDGNIYFIDGTKESTLDFFDEVLAKHSVKLQTQTEVQKIVRADDGIFDVMVPGGSIRARYVVVTIGRMGKPNKPDYKIPTSIRKQVNYTLDDVTENEKILVVGGGDSAVEYAVDLAAKNDVAICYRRATFRRANPTNQTDIANAIAHGEVRPILNTNIEGLEDDGGKVKVIFEDREPETFDRVIYAIGGTTPSAFLTGSGIGIEEGCPVHDENYESNVPGIFVAGDITQERGGSIALGLNHGFYIARHILDNDKTLRRDDDVIKRLD, from the coding sequence ATGAACGAAGTTTACAACCTGGCGATCATCGGGGCTGGCCCGGCAGGGATCGCCGCGGCAGTAGAGGGCTACCTTCTGGGGATGCGCGACATCATCATCCTGGAGAAGGGCCAGAGTCACAACGAGACGATCCGCAAGTACTACAAAGACAACAAGCGCGTTGACAAGGACTGGCAGGGACAGAAGGTCGAACTTGACGGCAACATCTATTTTATCGACGGTACGAAAGAGAGCACCCTCGACTTTTTCGATGAGGTGCTGGCGAAGCACTCTGTCAAACTGCAGACGCAGACGGAGGTGCAGAAGATCGTCAGAGCGGATGACGGCATCTTCGACGTGATGGTCCCCGGCGGCAGTATCCGTGCGCGCTATGTCGTCGTTACCATCGGCCGGATGGGCAAGCCGAACAAACCCGACTACAAGATCCCGACTTCGATCCGCAAACAGGTCAACTACACCCTCGACGACGTGACGGAGAACGAGAAGATCCTCGTCGTCGGCGGGGGCGATTCGGCAGTCGAGTACGCTGTCGACCTGGCCGCAAAAAACGATGTAGCCATCTGTTACCGCCGTGCGACGTTCCGCCGTGCCAACCCGACGAATCAGACGGACATCGCCAATGCCATCGCCCACGGCGAGGTGCGCCCTATTCTCAATACGAACATCGAAGGTCTTGAAGATGATGGCGGCAAAGTGAAGGTGATCTTCGAAGATCGCGAGCCGGAGACTTTCGACCGCGTCATATACGCCATCGGCGGGACGACGCCGAGCGCCTTCCTTACCGGTTCGGGTATCGGCATCGAAGAGGGGTGCCCGGTGCACGATGAGAACTACGAGTCCAATGTACCGGGCATTTTCGTCGCCGGGGACATTACCCAGGAGCGCGGCGGCTCCATCGCCCTGGGGCTCAACCACGGATTCTACATCGCGCGGCATATCCTCGACAACGACAAGACGCTGCGGCGTGACGACGACGTCATCAAACGGCTCGATTAA
- a CDS encoding UbiA family prenyltransferase: MIRTLMELTKFRLSAAVTLSAVFGFALGGGRDLAPLLPSTLAVLLLALGVSALNQYQEWESDSKMKRTKRRPIPSGRVHPDAALAVSLALIALGTLLISATLKTTGLLLFLFVPFWYNGVYTILKRYSAFAVVPGGLLGMIPPAIGWLAAGQSLADPEFFALGLLFFVWQVPHFWLLAAKHDADYRAAGFPTAVEIFGETGFRRVLCVWWMMTIFCALYTAAIFGIRSSVILLLLAALAAATAAAGGRIPFRQLTAERAGTLFRGINLFLLATMTLMSIDTI, translated from the coding sequence ATGATTCGCACACTGATGGAACTGACCAAATTCCGCCTCTCGGCGGCGGTGACGCTCTCCGCCGTTTTCGGCTTCGCCCTGGGCGGCGGCAGAGATCTTGCGCCGCTTCTTCCCTCAACGCTGGCCGTACTGCTCCTCGCCCTGGGCGTTTCGGCGCTGAACCAGTACCAGGAGTGGGAGAGCGACAGCAAGATGAAACGCACGAAACGGCGGCCCATCCCCTCCGGGCGTGTCCATCCCGATGCCGCCCTGGCCGTCTCGCTGGCACTGATCGCCCTGGGGACGCTCCTGATCTCCGCCACGCTGAAAACGACGGGCCTGCTGCTCTTCCTCTTCGTCCCTTTCTGGTACAACGGCGTCTACACCATCCTCAAACGCTATTCGGCCTTCGCCGTCGTGCCGGGGGGGCTGCTGGGGATGATCCCCCCGGCCATCGGCTGGCTCGCCGCGGGGCAGAGCCTCGCCGATCCGGAGTTCTTTGCGCTCGGGCTGCTCTTTTTCGTCTGGCAGGTGCCTCACTTCTGGCTGCTCGCGGCCAAACACGACGCCGACTACCGCGCTGCGGGCTTTCCCACGGCCGTCGAAATCTTCGGCGAAACCGGCTTCCGCCGCGTGCTCTGCGTCTGGTGGATGATGACCATCTTCTGCGCCCTCTACACCGCGGCGATCTTCGGGATCAGGAGCTCCGTCATCCTGCTGCTGCTCGCAGCGCTGGCCGCCGCCACGGCCGCCGCGGGCGGGCGCATCCCCTTCCGGCAGCTCACCGCCGAACGCGCCGGTACCCTTTTCCGGGGAATCAACCTCTTCCTGCTCGCTACAATGACCCTGATGAGCATCGATACGATCTAG
- a CDS encoding cytochrome C oxidase subunit IV family protein yields MEHATPSVALYTKVLGGLLLLTLLTFVQPSLLPLDVGGTVGTQMLIAVLKVALVAAYYMHLRSETAYLKGYVVMALMILAVFFIIVGIDVAHS; encoded by the coding sequence ATGGAACACGCTACCCCCTCCGTCGCCCTCTACACCAAAGTGCTGGGCGGACTGCTACTGCTGACACTGCTGACCTTCGTGCAGCCCTCACTCCTTCCCCTTGACGTCGGCGGCACTGTCGGGACCCAGATGCTCATCGCCGTCCTGAAGGTCGCCCTGGTCGCCGCGTACTACATGCACCTGCGCAGTGAGACGGCGTATCTCAAAGGGTACGTCGTCATGGCCCTGATGATCCTCGCGGTCTTTTTCATCATCGTCGGCATCGACGTAGCCCATTCATAA
- the coxB gene encoding cytochrome c oxidase subunit II yields MLEGFNQNVSTFAADVDRAFWITTGISIAMFILVAGLMVLFIVRYHHSRVEPGEIRNIRDHLGLEIAWTVIPTILLFVIFYYGYTSFRDLRTMPGDAFTVDVLGKRWSWTFTYPNGKQTAELYVPVGKNIKLIMGAPDGDVLHSFFVPAFRVKEDVVPGRKTHIWFNATKPGRYDIECAEYCGLSHSKMLSKVEVMQAADFDAWYASDKLSPHDTAAPKSQGEMLYKTLGCVSCHSLDGSIIVGPSFAGLFGKEVTVTTGGKTRRTVVDDAYLERAIRAPGADVAEGFPDGVMPDLSGQIDAEQLKALVTFIKEQNGSGGGAAPETAPHGETAPAATPTPEPAAPKEASAAPDGATLFNTKGCGACHSLDGSKKLGPTLKGLYGSTLTVVTDGKNREVTADEAYLRSSVETPNADIVEGFAPGLMPPFGKMLSAEEIEALVTYMKELK; encoded by the coding sequence ATGCTCGAAGGATTCAATCAAAACGTTTCCACCTTCGCCGCCGACGTGGACCGCGCCTTCTGGATCACAACAGGCATCTCCATCGCCATGTTCATCCTGGTGGCAGGCCTGATGGTGCTCTTCATCGTCCGCTACCACCACAGCCGGGTCGAGCCCGGGGAGATACGCAACATCCGCGACCACCTGGGGCTCGAGATCGCCTGGACGGTCATCCCGACGATCCTGCTCTTCGTCATCTTCTACTACGGCTACACCTCTTTCCGGGACCTGCGAACGATGCCCGGAGACGCCTTCACCGTCGACGTGCTGGGCAAGCGCTGGTCCTGGACCTTCACCTATCCCAACGGCAAGCAGACCGCCGAGCTCTATGTTCCCGTCGGCAAAAACATCAAGCTGATCATGGGTGCGCCCGACGGCGACGTCCTGCACAGCTTCTTCGTCCCCGCCTTCCGGGTCAAGGAGGATGTCGTCCCCGGGCGCAAAACGCACATCTGGTTCAACGCCACGAAGCCGGGACGGTATGACATCGAATGCGCCGAGTACTGCGGCCTCAGCCATTCGAAAATGCTTTCGAAAGTCGAAGTCATGCAGGCAGCGGATTTCGATGCGTGGTACGCCAGCGACAAGCTGAGCCCCCACGACACGGCCGCGCCAAAAAGTCAAGGGGAGATGCTCTACAAAACGCTGGGATGTGTCTCCTGCCACAGCCTAGACGGTTCCATCATCGTCGGCCCCTCCTTTGCGGGACTCTTCGGCAAAGAAGTCACCGTGACAACGGGCGGCAAAACGCGCCGGACCGTCGTCGACGACGCCTACCTCGAACGTGCCATCCGCGCACCGGGCGCCGACGTGGCCGAGGGCTTCCCCGACGGCGTCATGCCCGACCTCTCCGGCCAGATCGACGCCGAGCAGCTGAAGGCGCTCGTCACCTTTATCAAAGAGCAAAACGGTTCCGGCGGCGGTGCGGCGCCCGAGACGGCCCCTCACGGGGAGACGGCACCGGCCGCAACACCTACACCGGAACCAGCCGCACCGAAGGAGGCGTCTGCCGCGCCTGACGGGGCGACCCTCTTCAATACGAAGGGGTGCGGCGCCTGCCACAGCCTCGACGGTTCGAAAAAGCTCGGTCCGACGCTCAAAGGCCTCTACGGCAGCACGCTGACGGTCGTCACCGACGGCAAAAACCGCGAGGTGACCGCCGACGAAGCCTACCTGCGCAGCTCCGTCGAAACCCCGAACGCCGACATCGTCGAAGGCTTTGCGCCGGGGCTTATGCCCCCCTTCGGGAAGATGCTCTCCGCTGAGGAGATCGAAGCGCTCGTCACCTACATGAAGGAGCTCAAATGA
- a CDS encoding cytochrome c oxidase subunit 3, protein MQQEMAYDAQGQPHPVADFHDDYGGAKLGFWVFLMTEAMMFGTLFLLFAIYFYRHTESYVASSGHLDVWLGGTNTVILLVSTYTMGLGTMMLRRGRVRAAVLLVGATTLMALIFLGIKAVEWNMEISRGIYPGSGVLDALDRGEILFFGLYFVMTGLHGLHVIAGVALMSWVLLLIRSGGIRPEHTIAMKNVTLYWDFVHLVWIVLFPLFYMIGV, encoded by the coding sequence ATGCAACAGGAAATGGCCTACGACGCGCAGGGACAGCCCCATCCCGTCGCCGACTTTCACGATGACTACGGGGGAGCCAAACTGGGATTCTGGGTCTTTTTGATGACCGAGGCGATGATGTTCGGAACGCTCTTCCTGCTCTTCGCCATCTACTTCTACCGCCATACGGAGAGCTATGTCGCCTCCTCCGGCCACCTCGACGTCTGGCTGGGCGGCACCAATACGGTGATCCTGCTCGTGAGCACCTACACGATGGGGCTCGGCACGATGATGCTGCGCCGTGGCAGGGTCCGCGCCGCGGTCCTGCTCGTGGGAGCTACCACCCTGATGGCCCTTATCTTCCTCGGGATCAAAGCCGTTGAGTGGAACATGGAAATCAGCCGGGGCATCTACCCCGGTTCGGGGGTACTTGACGCCCTGGACAGAGGCGAGATCCTCTTTTTCGGCCTCTACTTCGTGATGACGGGGCTGCACGGCCTGCACGTTATCGCCGGGGTGGCACTGATGAGCTGGGTGCTGCTGCTGATCCGCTCCGGCGGCATCCGGCCCGAGCATACCATCGCCATGAAGAATGTCACGCTCTACTGGGACTTTGTCCACCTCGTCTGGATCGTCCTCTTCCCGCTGTTTTACATGATAGGAGTCTGA
- the amrA gene encoding AmmeMemoRadiSam system protein A: MTLQTLLLQLARAAIASAFGEPFPFDKAELLAQFPELDEPRATFVTLKIGGKSLRGCIGSIVPHTSLYEDVISNAKAAAFSDPRFSALTDREYRRCSVEVSLLSVPENLPYDDIPDLRRKIRPNVDGVILQLGGRSATFLPQVWEELPDFDSFFAHLGLKAGLGTDVLNHHPDIFTYQAEHFEDAPLEQGGV; this comes from the coding sequence ATGACGCTTCAGACCCTCCTGCTGCAGCTTGCACGTGCAGCGATCGCATCGGCGTTCGGCGAACCTTTCCCTTTCGATAAAGCCGAACTGCTTGCTCAATTCCCGGAACTGGATGAACCCCGCGCTACCTTCGTCACCCTCAAGATCGGGGGAAAATCACTGCGCGGCTGCATCGGTTCCATCGTCCCGCACACCTCGCTTTACGAGGATGTGATTTCCAACGCCAAAGCGGCGGCCTTCAGCGACCCCCGCTTTTCGGCACTGACCGACCGTGAATACCGCCGCTGCAGTGTGGAGGTCTCACTCCTGAGTGTTCCGGAAAACCTCCCCTATGACGATATTCCCGACCTGCGGCGCAAAATCCGCCCAAACGTTGACGGCGTCATCCTGCAGCTTGGGGGACGCAGCGCGACCTTCCTGCCGCAGGTCTGGGAGGAGCTGCCCGACTTTGATTCCTTCTTCGCCCACCTCGGCCTCAAGGCCGGCCTGGGGACGGACGTCCTCAACCACCACCCCGATATCTTCACCTACCAGGCGGAGCATTTCGAGGATGCTCCCCTGGAACAAGGAGGTGTATGA
- a CDS encoding cbb3-type cytochrome c oxidase subunit I: MPSFYHETHTLFGHLRNPVLQWIFSIDHKRIGLMYMAVMFTLFFMAVGAALTMRAELFAPGAQFLEPQTYNELFTFHGVTMIFLFIVPGIPATLGNFMLPLMLGARDVSFPRLNLLSWWLYILGVILGLSSLVTGQGFADTGWTFYAPYSIRTDAHVLSTLTAAFILGLSSILTGLNFVVTIHRLRAPGMNFFKMPLFIWGLYATAWIQVLATPVVGITLLLVILERTLGVGIFDPTKGGDPVLFEHLFWIYSHPAVYLMILPGFGIVSEVLPAFTRRTIFGYHAIAISSASIAGIGYLVWGHHMFTSGMSDLARIIFSFLTFLVAVPTGVKIFDWVATMYKGSIILSTPMLWILGSIINFTVGGLTGLTLGAIGPDIHLHDTYYVVAHFHYTILGGVIFMFIGGLHYWYPKITGKLYDEGLGRIAFGLAFVGFNTLWFPMFLAGFLGNPRRYFDYLPDFTVYHQISGIGALLIASGLVMIVYTFYRGLRSGREAGPNPWNATTLEWHIPSPPPLENFAKIPYVDFEPYEYDAGEPLVQFDENFRRIR; the protein is encoded by the coding sequence ATGCCTAGCTTCTATCATGAAACCCATACCCTCTTCGGGCATCTGCGCAACCCCGTCCTGCAGTGGATATTCAGCATCGACCACAAGCGCATCGGCCTGATGTATATGGCGGTGATGTTCACGCTCTTTTTCATGGCCGTGGGCGCCGCACTGACGATGCGCGCGGAGCTTTTCGCGCCCGGGGCCCAGTTCCTCGAACCGCAGACCTACAACGAACTCTTCACCTTCCACGGCGTGACGATGATCTTCCTGTTCATCGTCCCCGGGATCCCCGCGACCCTCGGTAACTTCATGCTGCCGCTGATGCTGGGGGCGCGCGACGTCTCTTTTCCCCGTCTGAACCTTCTGTCATGGTGGCTCTACATCCTGGGGGTTATCCTCGGCCTCTCCTCGCTGGTCACGGGACAGGGGTTCGCCGATACGGGCTGGACCTTCTACGCCCCCTACAGCATCCGCACCGATGCCCATGTGCTTTCCACCCTGACCGCCGCTTTCATCCTGGGCCTCTCTTCTATTCTGACCGGCCTCAATTTTGTCGTCACCATTCACCGGCTCCGCGCTCCGGGCATGAATTTCTTCAAGATGCCGCTCTTCATCTGGGGGCTCTACGCCACGGCATGGATCCAGGTGCTCGCGACCCCGGTCGTCGGCATCACCCTGCTGCTGGTGATCCTTGAACGCACCCTGGGAGTGGGGATCTTCGACCCGACGAAAGGGGGCGATCCCGTCCTCTTCGAACACCTCTTCTGGATCTACTCCCACCCCGCAGTCTACCTGATGATCCTCCCCGGCTTCGGCATCGTCTCGGAGGTGCTGCCCGCGTTCACGCGCCGCACCATCTTCGGCTACCACGCCATCGCCATCTCCTCGGCATCCATCGCCGGGATAGGCTATCTCGTGTGGGGGCATCACATGTTTACGTCCGGCATGAGCGACCTGGCCCGGATCATCTTCTCCTTTCTCACCTTCCTCGTCGCGGTGCCCACGGGGGTTAAGATCTTCGACTGGGTGGCGACGATGTACAAAGGCTCCATCATCCTCTCCACGCCGATGCTCTGGATACTGGGAAGCATCATCAACTTCACCGTCGGCGGGCTGACGGGCCTGACCCTGGGCGCCATCGGGCCGGATATCCACCTGCACGACACCTACTATGTCGTGGCACATTTCCACTACACTATTCTCGGTGGGGTCATCTTCATGTTTATCGGGGGTCTACACTACTGGTACCCGAAGATCACCGGGAAGCTCTATGACGAAGGGCTGGGACGCATCGCATTCGGGCTCGCCTTCGTCGGCTTCAACACCCTCTGGTTCCCGATGTTCCTCGCCGGCTTTCTCGGCAACCCCCGCCGCTATTTTGACTATCTGCCCGATTTCACCGTCTACCACCAGATCTCGGGCATCGGGGCGCTGCTGATAGCATCCGGACTGGTCATGATCGTCTACACCTTCTACCGGGGGCTCCGCTCGGGGCGGGAAGCGGGTCCCAACCCCTGGAACGCGACGACACTGGAGTGGCACATCCCCTCGCCCCCGCCGCTGGAAAACTTCGCCAAGATCCCCTACGTGGATTTCGAGCCCTACGAATACGATGCGGGTGAGCCCCTCGTGCAGTTCGATGAAAACTTCCGGAGGATACGCTGA
- a CDS encoding YfcE family phosphodiesterase, whose product MKIGLLSDTHKKVEYSQQVIDHLLAEGAEFLIHCGDIVKEEMLQQLKVAGKRYVAVYGNNDPHLAAVHNRYNLVQEPHYFKLAKTKFKLMHLPFYMSADAQIVLFGHTHTFECDFKNGTLYLNPGEACARSKPVSECAMLEITDDAFNVTQYSRPLEDKTFHARHFSFERESE is encoded by the coding sequence GTGAAAATCGGGCTGCTCTCCGACACCCATAAAAAGGTGGAGTATTCCCAGCAGGTGATCGACCACCTGCTGGCCGAGGGCGCCGAATTCCTGATCCACTGCGGCGATATCGTCAAAGAGGAGATGCTCCAGCAACTGAAAGTAGCCGGGAAACGCTACGTCGCCGTCTACGGCAACAACGACCCGCACCTGGCGGCGGTGCATAACCGCTACAACCTGGTGCAGGAGCCACACTACTTCAAGCTGGCGAAGACGAAATTCAAACTGATGCACCTGCCGTTTTATATGAGTGCCGACGCCCAGATCGTGCTCTTCGGCCACACGCACACTTTCGAGTGCGATTTTAAAAACGGTACGCTCTACCTCAACCCCGGCGAAGCATGCGCCCGGTCCAAACCGGTCTCGGAATGTGCTATGCTTGAGATCACGGATGACGCCTTCAACGTCACCCAGTACAGCCGGCCGCTGGAAGATAAGACTTTCCACGCCCGGCACTTCAGTTTCGAGAGGGAATCGGAATGA
- the amrB gene encoding AmmeMemoRadiSam system protein B codes for MMSARTTAHAGTFYPAQASEIERFFKAFEEMGNVDVPETPRALIVPHAGYMYSGFTAHLAFEQLRHSSAKRAIVIGPSHRVAFHGMSVSLFDEFATPLGALTIDRAYAEKLKEQYGLAFEPAMHMEHSTEVQMPFIRHYAPQLEVVEMVYGAFDPNTLGVIITDLLKDEENVVVISTDLSHFYTEEEANRLDNICLNAIDKREPSMMHAGCEACGAIGVEGVLIAAQNDDLNVKLLDYRTSSWATKDTSNVVGYTSAVFY; via the coding sequence ATGATGAGCGCACGCACGACCGCACATGCCGGGACCTTCTACCCGGCCCAGGCTTCGGAAATTGAACGATTTTTCAAAGCGTTCGAAGAGATGGGGAACGTCGACGTCCCCGAAACGCCGCGGGCGCTGATCGTCCCCCACGCGGGGTACATGTACTCGGGCTTCACCGCACACCTGGCCTTCGAGCAGCTGCGCCACAGCAGTGCCAAGCGCGCCATCGTCATCGGTCCTTCGCACCGGGTCGCCTTCCACGGGATGAGCGTCTCCCTCTTCGACGAGTTCGCCACGCCGCTTGGGGCGCTGACTATCGACAGGGCCTATGCCGAAAAGCTGAAGGAGCAATACGGGCTGGCGTTCGAGCCTGCCATGCACATGGAGCACTCGACCGAGGTACAGATGCCCTTTATCAGGCACTATGCCCCGCAGCTTGAGGTCGTGGAAATGGTCTACGGCGCCTTCGACCCGAACACGCTCGGCGTCATCATCACCGACCTGCTCAAAGACGAGGAGAACGTCGTCGTCATCAGCACGGACCTGAGCCACTTCTATACGGAGGAAGAGGCGAACAGGCTCGACAATATCTGCCTGAACGCCATTGACAAGCGGGAACCGTCCATGATGCATGCCGGATGCGAAGCCTGCGGTGCCATCGGGGTCGAAGGGGTACTTATTGCCGCCCAGAACGACGACCTCAACGTCAAGCTCCTCGACTACCGCACCAGCAGCTGGGCGACCAAAGATACAAGCAACGTGGTCGGGTATACTTCGGCGGTCTTCTACTGA